In one Cryptococcus deuterogattii R265 chromosome 9, complete sequence genomic region, the following are encoded:
- a CDS encoding tRNA pseudouridine13 synthase, which translates to MSTSENSQKRPAEDEDHHDIEAKRVKTEEIAPSNTPSLTDHLNAPHRTIPNPVSKMGLVPAIPELPPSLKMVTGIEADMVARRGFVGEEECGIRGFVGKGKGVRGVIKQRFTDFLVNEIGLDGEVLHLKDITKPQEPGSKEKDKDATAVTEEEAANGQMEPAAETALQIEEPEDAVGLPENLRFAAHPQWSINTTLKLRPHFSDETIISLHQLVQQGKDAPPKGDSGWGKRKKDTESAGEENAAGDEGKKEEGEEAAFNDAGSKGRGQGRDRGKGRGRDRGRGRGGRGGRSGGRNADSGSWWLAYEDEREVLSQPVTSKEERAAAHKLLREVFPGMFESSTREVKGEEGQRLVIKWSSGAGQSSFHGKGARRAPDAPRLPAYIHFTLHKSNRETMDALSHLQRLLGVQAKDLTVCGTKDKRAVTVQRVCLKRSGRNLQTVWRALNGVKQGWRTEQQAVEERGDRGVRVGDFEYSDKYLELGMLKGNRFLITLRNVEADSVEEIDQTMESVRDLGFINFYGMQRFGTSSMPTHVTGLFILRSNWSAALDSLLSLREGEHPDCVAARLAWLEDGDYVKALEKMPRRAVAERSIWEFWKRGGRMEDKVGALGVIPRNLRTMYVHAYQSYVWNLIVSERIKMSSTEPLVGDLVIEKSDDDEPIDPENVPAHRKDRHGRTKSWKTSSSPTVRRLTAEDIANKTHTIFDVVMPLPGFDVDYPGGEVGELYDRILKADGLDKDRMRREQREYSLPGSYRLILLRPLSLTWTHLQYTDPDLPLVQSDEDEILSLNPPAANDSEGKFRAVKVDMQLGASTYATMVLREITREETSSWFQRGRTMKGEDQEFKGIGKDGEGQGEEEEDGEMELMNE; encoded by the exons ATGTCCACTTCAGAAAACAGTCAAAAACGTCcagcagaggatgaggatcaCCATGATATAGAGGCCAAAAGGGTCAAGACAGAAGAAATCGCCCCCTCCAACACCCCTTCTCTCACAGACCACCTCAACGCTCCGCACCGAACGATTCCCAACCCAGTATCCAAGATGGGACTCGTACCCGCCATCCCAGAGCTCCCCCCcagcttgaagatggtcACTGGTATTGAAGCTGACATGGTTGCACGCCGGGGGTTTGTCGGTGAGGAAGAGTGTGGGATCCGAGGATTCGTAGGGAAGGGTAAAGGTGTGAGGGGTGTGATCAAACAGCG CTTTACGGATTTCCTAGTCAACGAAATCGGCCTTGATGGCGAAGTGTTGCATCTCAAAGACATCACCAAGCCACAAGAACCCGGATccaaagaaaaggataagGACGCTACAGCTGTtactgaagaagaagctgccaATGGCCAAATGGAACCTGCTGCTGAAACAGCACTCCAAATCGAGGAACCTGAGGACGCTGTTGGCCTTCCCGAGAATCTTCGTTTTGCTGCTCACCCTCAGTGGAGTATAAATACCACTCTCAAGCTTCGTCCCCATTTTTCAGATGAGaccatcatctctctccaccagcTTGTtcagcaaggaaaagatgcgCCTCCCAAAGGTGATTCTGGGtgggggaaaagaaagaaggatacCGAATCAGCAGGTGAGGAAAATGCCGCAGGAgacgaaggaaagaaggaggaaggggaggaagcTGCCTTCAATGATGCTGGAAGTAAGGGACGGggacaaggaagagatcGTGGGAAGGGCAGGGGAAGAGACCGTGGAAGAGGTCgtggcggaagaggaggacgaagcgGGGGACGCAATGCTGATTCAGGCAGTTGGTGGTTGGCATACGAAGATGAGCGTGAAGTTCTCTCTCAG CCTGTCACTTCTAAAGAAGAGCGTGCGGCAGCTCACAAGCTCCTGCGCGAAGTCTTCCCTGGGATGTTTGAAAGTTCAACCAGAGAAGtaaagggagaagaaggacaaaggCTGGTTATCAAGTGGTCCAGCGGTGCGGGACAAAGCAGTTTCCACGGCAAAGGAGCACGTAGGGCACCTG ACGCACCCCGTTTACCTGCCTATATCCACTTTACGCTGCACAAATCCAACCGCGAAACCATGGACGctctctctcaccttcAACGTCTCCTCGGTGTCCAAGCTAAGGATCTCACCGTGTGCGGTACAAAAGACAAGCGAGCCGTCACTGTCCAGCGCGTCTGCCTGAAACGTTCAGGACGTAATCTCCAAACAGTCTGGCGAGCACTTAACGGCGTCAAACAAGGTTGGCGAACTGAGCAACAAGCGGTCGAGGAGAGAGGTGATAGAGGTGTCAGGGTTGGAGATTTTGAGTATTCTGACAAGTACTTAGAATTGGGGATGTTGAAGGGGAATAGATTCTTGATTACACTGAGAAATGTAGAGGCAGACAGtgtggaggagattgatCAGACTATGGAGAGCGTGCGTGATCTTGGGTTTATCAACTTTTATG GTATGCAGCGCTTCGGCACCTCCTCCATGCCCACCCACGTTACCGgccttttcatcctccgcTCCAACTGGTCTGCAGCCCTCGactctctcctttccctccgCGAAGGTGAACACCCCGACTGCGTGGCCGCTCGTCTGGCGTGgttggaagatggcgatTACGTCAAAGCATTGGAGAAAATGCCCAGAAGAGCTGTGGCGGAGAGGAGCATCTGGGAGTtttggaagagaggtgGGAGAATGGAGGATAAGGTTGGGGCTTTGGGCGTGATCCCAAGGAATTTGAGGACGATGTATGTCCATGCGTACCAGAGTTACGTTTGGAACCTTATCGTTTCTGAACGTATCAAGATGTCTTCTACGGAACCTCTTGTTGGCGATCTCGTCATCGAAAAGtcagatgatgacgagCCTATCG ATCCTGAAAACGTTCCCGCTCACCGCAAAGACCGACATGGTCGCACCAAATCCTGGAAAacgtcatcttcacctaCCGTCCGTCGCCTCACCGCTGAGGACATTGCCAACAAGACCCACACCATCTTTGATGTCGTCATGCCCCTTCCTGGATTCGACGTCGATTATCCCGGTGGTGAGGTCGGCGAACTGTACGATCGTATCCTCAAAGCCGACGGTCTTGACAAGGACCGTATGAGACGCGAACAACGAGAGTACTCTCTGCCCGGCTCATACCGCCTGATCCTGCTCCGCCCGCTCTCGCTCACATGGACACATCTCCAGTACACTGACCCGGATTTGCCGCTCGTTCAAtcagatgaagatgaaatcCTCAGCCTTAACCCGCCGGCGGCCAATGATTCGGAAGGCAAGTTTAGGGCCGTCAAGGTGGATATGCAGCTGGGGGCTAGTACGTATGCGACGATGGTGCTTAGGGAGATTACGAGAGAGGAGACTAGCTCATGGTTTCAAAGAGGGAGAACAatgaagggagaggaccAAGAGTTTAAGGGGATCGGgaaagatggtgaggggcaaggggaagaggaggaagatggtgaaatGGAGCTTATGAACGAGTAG
- a CDS encoding NADH dehydrogenase (ubiquinone) Fe-S protein 5 — protein sequence MASGFGYTGGRTRCFPFWQEFSKCYANAEKPSDCVAPKDDYMECLHNTKEIARAKEVKSHFVQKELQESHDSRKAAEKAATGVIVSLGLVEEEGK from the exons ATGGCT TCTGGTTTCGGTTACACTGGCG GTCGAACAAGATGTTTCCCCTTCTGGCAAGAGTTCTCCAAG TGCTACGCCAATGCCGAGAAGCCTTCCGACTGTGTTGCCCCCAAGGATGACTACATGGAGTGTTTGCACAACACTAAGGAG ATTGCCCGAGCCAAGGAAGTCAAGTCCCACTTTGTTCAAAAAGAACTGCAAGAAAGCCACGACTCTCGCAAGGCCGCGGAAAAGGCTGCGACAGGGGTGATCGTTTCCTTGGGGTTggtcgaagaggagggaaagtAG
- a CDS encoding transcription initiation factor TFIIE subunit beta: MLKRNTPAWAVPQSPSVKHELKDEPGEEPDAKRVKTGNVKPILMATHGMFKENRTAAYALLNQLKKSMTIGWEDAFFWIQDTSPGSDPTEALEIFKTLERVEFNKINRVFTYIPELTLTTTNEIRNHIRIHSTPTSGIPIKTLREAMPNGIEPLKDLEARGDILIMRGLTGAWKDIPLPRLGRKNVNGQEVMEGGSGRWKTVFWDHLREAGRAGKRVDDEFIYSWADVPIAETDDVTKLLADQGFSASSAIPIAPKAIVTAASKKNKKRTRALKITNTHMKEQGIDFSKDYVKPA; the protein is encoded by the exons ATGCTAAAACGGAACACTCCAGCCTGGGCAGTTCCCCAATCTCCATCAGTCAAGCACGAGCTCAAGGATGAACCCGGTGAGGAACCCGACGCAAAGCGGGTAAAGA CTGGGAACGTCAAGCCCATCCTTATGGCTACACATGGGATGTTCAAAGAGAACCGCACAGCTGCTTATGCCTTATTGAACCAACTCAAG AAATCAATGACGATAGGTTGGGAGGATGCTTTCTTCTGGATTCAAGATACCAGCCCAGGTAGTGACCCCACAGAAGCGCTAGAAATATTTAAAACTCTTGAAAGAGTGGAATTTAACAAGATCAATCGTGTATTCACATACATC CCTGAACTAACTCTCACCACAACCAACGAGATTCGGAATCACATCCGTATCCATTCTACCCCTACCTCCGGCATCCCTATCAAAACCCTCCGCGAAGCCATGCCGAACGGTATTGAGCCGCTCAAGGACCTCGAAGCGAGGGGcgacatcctcatcatgCGTGGTTTGACGGGCGCTTGGAAGGATATCCCGTTGCCGAGATTGGGCAGGAAGAACGTCAATGGACAAGAGGTGATGGAAGGTGGATcggggagatggaagactGTCTTTTGGGATCATTTGAGAGAGGCTGGAAGGGCGGGGAAGAGGGTTGATGATG AATTTATCTATTCTTGGGCAGATGTGCCTATAGCAGAGACGGACGACGTCACAAAATTGCTTGCCGATC AGGGAttttccgcctcttctgCTATACCCATCGCTCCCAAAGCGATCGTTACCGCTGcctcgaagaagaataaaAAGCGCACGCGAGCGTTGAAGATTACGAACACTCATATGAAAGAGCAGGGTATCGACTTCTCAAAGGATTATGTCAAGCCTGCATGA
- a CDS encoding 20S proteasome subunit alpha 7 translates to MTSIGTGYDLSVSTYSPDGRLFQVEYANKAVEAAGVAIGLRCKDGVLLGVERILHSKLLVKGANRRIASLDEHIGMAGAGLLADGKHLASRGRDEASNFRDNYNTPVTVQILSDRLSAYLQAYTSYGSVRPFGLSALVGGVDKTGPKLFCLEPSGVYYGYRACAVGKGKALAKTELEKIVNKEVETGEAITVREGVMELARIIYLVHDENKDKDFELELTWICEESGNKHALVPEDLLAEAEAKAKAALEEGMEED, encoded by the exons ATGACCTCAATAGGAACAGGATACGACCTCTCAGTCTCTACTTACTCTCCGGATGGGAGGCTTTTCCAG GTCGAGTACGCCAACAAGGCTGTCGAGGCCGCTGG TGTCGCTATTGGTCTTCGATGCAAAGACGGAGTCCTCCTCGGCGTTGAGCGCATCCTTCATTCCAAACTCCTCGTCAAAGGCGCAAACCGCCGGATCGCATCCCTTGACGAACATATCGGTATGGCGGGTGCGGGTTTGTTAGCTGATGGAAAACATCTCGcgagcagaggaagagatgaagcgAGCAACTTCAGGGATAACTATAATACACCTGTTACTGTTCAA ATCCTTTCTGACCGGCTTTCAGCATATCTCCAAGCGTACACGTCTTACGGTTCCGTCCGACCATTTGGTCTCTCTGCCCTCGTTGGCGGCGTTGACAAGACCGGTCCTAAACTTTTCTGCCTTGAGCCTTCGGGAGTATACTACGGCTACCGGGCATGTGCGGTTGGAAAGGGCAAGGCATTGGCGAAGActgagcttgagaagattgtgAACAAGGAAGTGGAGACTGGAGAAGCAATCACTGTGCGAGAAGGCGTTATGGAGCTTGCTAGAAT TATATACTTGGTCCACGACGAAAACAAGGATAAGGActttgagcttgagctgACTTGGATTTGTGAAGAATCTGGCAACAAGCATGCGCTCGTGCCCGAGGATCTGTtggcggaggcggaggcgaaggcaaaggcagctttggaagaaggcatggaagaggattaG